A DNA window from Streptomyces sp. CA-278952 contains the following coding sequences:
- a CDS encoding 5'-3' exonuclease, whose protein sequence is MLLDTASLYFRAYFGVPDSVRAPDGTPVNAVRGLLDFIGRLVQDHRPDDLVACWDNDWRPQWRVDLIPTYKAHRVAEETPAGQTDEEEIPDTLSPQVPIIEDVLAALGIARVGVTPYEADDVIGTLTGRATGPVDIVTGDRDLYQLVDDARQVRVLYPLKGVGTLQVTDEAWLREKYGVDGAGYVDLALLRGDPSDGLPGVPGIGEKTAAKLLDAYGDLDGIMAAVDDPKAKLTPSQRKRLDESRAYVAVAPKVVRVAGDVPLPDFDPALPREPRDPAALEALAEQWGLGGALQRLLTTLQH, encoded by the coding sequence ATGCTCCTCGACACCGCCTCCCTCTACTTCCGCGCCTACTTCGGGGTGCCCGATTCGGTGCGCGCGCCGGACGGCACGCCCGTGAACGCCGTGCGTGGACTCCTCGACTTCATCGGCCGCCTGGTGCAGGACCACCGGCCGGACGATCTGGTCGCCTGCTGGGACAACGACTGGCGACCGCAGTGGCGGGTCGACCTGATCCCGACGTACAAGGCGCACCGGGTCGCCGAGGAGACGCCCGCCGGACAGACGGACGAGGAGGAGATCCCCGACACGCTGTCCCCGCAGGTCCCGATCATCGAGGACGTGCTGGCGGCGCTCGGGATCGCCCGGGTCGGCGTCACGCCGTACGAGGCGGACGACGTCATCGGCACCCTCACGGGGCGGGCGACCGGGCCGGTGGACATCGTCACCGGCGACCGCGATCTGTATCAGTTGGTCGACGACGCCCGTCAGGTGCGCGTGCTCTACCCGCTCAAGGGCGTCGGCACCCTCCAGGTGACCGACGAGGCCTGGCTCCGCGAGAAGTACGGCGTGGACGGCGCGGGCTACGTCGATCTGGCACTGCTCCGCGGCGACCCGAGCGACGGGCTCCCGGGCGTCCCCGGCATCGGCGAGAAGACGGCGGCGAAGCTGCTGGACGCGTACGGCGACCTCGACGGGATCATGGCGGCGGTGGACGACCCGAAGGCGAAGCTGACGCCCTCGCAGCGCAAGCGGCTGGACGAGTCGCGCGCCTATGTCGCCGTCGCGCCGAAGGTGGTCCGGGTGGCCGGGGACGTCCCCCTTCCCGACTTCGACCCGGCGCTGCCCCGGGAGCCTCGCGACCCGGCCGCCCTGGAGGCGCTGGCGGAGCAGTGGGGGCTGGGCGGAGCGCTTCAGCGGCTCCTGACCACCCTTCAGCACTGA
- a CDS encoding quaternary amine ABC transporter ATP-binding protein has translation MSRLQAEHLYKVFGRRPDEAVRKLQSGSGRDELRAEGTTAAVIDASFTVEPGQIFVVMGLSGSGKSTLLRMLNGLLDPTAGRVLFDGQDLTALSPRDLRHVRSTKISMVFQHFALFPHRSVLENAAYGLEVQGVPREEREVRATEALRMTGLEGWEKSWPDELSGGMQQRVGLARALATDADLLLMDESFSALDPLIRRDMQDQLLELQKRLKKTIVFITHDLNEAMRLGDRIAVMRDGEIVQLGTAEDILVTPANDYVASFTQDVDRSRVLTAGAIMAEAHTVMGTRAADGKELRTPQDVLAAAPATVPESTPIIDLFTPCSQSSNPVAVTDAKGKLVGVVPSSRLLAVLGEPMTPAEAPRDTETAAADGAKKVASV, from the coding sequence GTGTCCAGGCTGCAAGCCGAACACTTGTACAAAGTCTTCGGAAGACGACCCGATGAGGCCGTGCGGAAGCTCCAGAGCGGCTCCGGCCGCGACGAGTTGCGCGCCGAGGGAACGACCGCAGCGGTGATCGACGCCTCGTTCACCGTGGAGCCGGGGCAGATCTTCGTCGTCATGGGGTTGTCCGGCTCGGGCAAGTCCACCCTGCTGCGGATGCTCAACGGTCTGCTCGACCCCACCGCGGGCCGGGTGCTCTTCGACGGCCAGGACCTGACCGCCCTGAGCCCCCGCGACCTGCGGCACGTCCGCTCCACCAAGATCAGCATGGTGTTCCAGCACTTCGCGCTCTTCCCCCACCGGAGCGTCCTGGAGAACGCCGCGTACGGCCTGGAGGTCCAGGGCGTGCCGCGCGAGGAGCGCGAGGTGCGGGCCACCGAGGCGCTGCGGATGACCGGCCTCGAAGGCTGGGAGAAGTCCTGGCCCGACGAGCTGTCCGGCGGTATGCAGCAGCGCGTGGGCCTCGCCCGCGCGTTGGCCACCGACGCCGACCTGCTGCTCATGGACGAGTCCTTCAGCGCGCTCGACCCGCTGATCCGCCGTGACATGCAGGACCAGCTGCTGGAGCTCCAGAAGCGCCTGAAGAAGACCATCGTCTTCATCACTCACGACCTCAACGAGGCCATGCGCCTGGGCGACCGGATCGCCGTCATGCGCGACGGGGAGATCGTCCAGCTCGGCACCGCCGAGGACATCCTCGTCACCCCGGCCAACGACTACGTCGCCTCCTTCACCCAGGACGTCGACCGCTCCCGGGTGCTCACCGCGGGCGCGATCATGGCCGAGGCGCACACCGTGATGGGCACCAGGGCGGCGGACGGCAAGGAACTGCGCACCCCGCAGGACGTGCTGGCCGCGGCCCCCGCCACGGTCCCGGAGTCCACGCCGATCATCGACCTGTTCACGCCCTGCTCGCAGAGCTCGAACCCGGTCGCCGTGACCGACGCCAAGGGCAAGCTCGTCGGCGTCGTCCCCAGCTCCCGGCTGCTCGCCGTCCTCGGTGAGCCGATGACCCCGGCAGAGGCCCCCCGCGACACCGAAACCGCGGCAGCGGACGGCGCGAAGAAGGTGGCCAGTGTTTAG
- a CDS encoding ABC transporter permease/substrate binding protein, which translates to MFRLPLGEWVDSAVDWLQTHLAWLFDAISSIVSGMFDGIAAVLSAPAPLLFAGIVAVIAWWLRGLPAALLTFVGFALIDAVELWDEAMDTLTLVLVATLVTLVIAVPLGIWASRSRTVSAITRPVLDFMQTMPAMVYLIPGVIFFGVGVVPGIIATIIFALPPGVRMTELGIRQVDGELVEAAEAFGTTSRNTLLRVQLPLALPTIMAGINQVIMLGLSMVVIAGMVGGGGLGGSVYRAIGNVDVGLGFEAGISIVILAMYLDRMTGALGTEVSPLGRRAVAKAQAMAEGWKIWTYRPQPRIAAVGIVVLALVAGGMSVFGGSKDDTAGQAARIGDGKKVSIGYIPWDEGIASTFLWKEMLEQRGFEVDVKQYEAGALYTGMANGQIDFQTDSWLPTTHASYWAKYKDRLEDLGAWYAPTSLELAVPAYMKDVQTMDDLKGRASEFKGRIVGIEPSAGEMGLLKDKLLPGYGLDKEYKLIDGSTPSMLAELKRAYAKKEPIVVPLWSPHWAYNEYDLTKLKDPKGLWGEGDGVHTLARKGFSAENPVVSKWLKDFKMSEKQLTSLEAQIQKSGSGKEQEAVRTWLKDNPGVAGKWSPVPKDAKADGGKDERDRAVEVAWFPWEEDIAATYLWKAVLEERGYKINLKQFEVGPMYAAMSRGQIDVQFDGWLPYTQKNYWDKYGDKLTDLGSWYGPTSIEVAVPDYVKDVKTLDDLKGKGSDFKGRIIGIEPGTATMENLKKNVLPSYGLDKEYEVLDSSTPGMLSELKRAYAKKEPVAVLLWTPHWAYNEYGMTKLKDPKKAFGEGDRLHTIASKEFPKQYPQLTEWFKDFKLTEKQLGGLENEIQKRGVGHEEEAVKAWMDDNPGIADTMAPQ; encoded by the coding sequence GTGTTTAGGCTCCCCCTCGGCGAATGGGTCGACTCCGCGGTCGACTGGCTGCAGACCCACCTCGCCTGGCTCTTCGACGCCATCAGCTCCATCGTCAGCGGCATGTTCGACGGCATAGCCGCCGTCCTGTCCGCCCCCGCACCGCTGCTGTTCGCGGGCATCGTCGCCGTCATCGCCTGGTGGCTGCGCGGCCTGCCTGCGGCACTGCTCACCTTCGTCGGGTTCGCCCTCATCGACGCCGTCGAACTGTGGGACGAAGCGATGGACACCCTCACCCTGGTGCTCGTCGCGACACTCGTCACCCTGGTCATCGCCGTGCCGCTGGGCATCTGGGCCTCCCGGTCCAGGACGGTCAGCGCGATCACCCGGCCGGTCCTGGACTTCATGCAGACCATGCCCGCCATGGTCTACCTGATCCCCGGCGTCATCTTCTTCGGCGTCGGCGTGGTCCCCGGCATCATCGCCACCATCATCTTCGCCCTGCCCCCGGGCGTCCGGATGACCGAACTCGGCATCCGCCAGGTCGACGGCGAACTCGTCGAGGCGGCCGAGGCCTTCGGCACCACCTCGCGCAACACGCTGCTGCGCGTCCAGCTGCCGCTCGCCCTGCCCACGATCATGGCCGGGATCAACCAGGTCATCATGCTCGGCCTGTCCATGGTCGTCATCGCGGGCATGGTCGGCGGCGGCGGCCTCGGCGGCTCCGTCTACCGCGCCATCGGCAACGTCGACGTCGGTCTCGGTTTCGAGGCGGGCATCTCCATCGTCATCCTCGCCATGTACCTGGACCGGATGACCGGTGCGCTGGGCACCGAGGTCTCCCCGCTGGGCCGCCGCGCGGTCGCCAAGGCCCAGGCCATGGCCGAGGGCTGGAAGATCTGGACCTACCGCCCGCAGCCCCGCATCGCGGCCGTCGGCATCGTCGTCCTCGCGCTCGTCGCGGGCGGCATGAGCGTCTTCGGCGGCTCCAAGGACGACACCGCCGGCCAGGCCGCGCGGATCGGCGACGGCAAGAAGGTCAGCATCGGCTACATCCCGTGGGACGAGGGCATCGCCTCCACGTTCCTCTGGAAGGAGATGCTGGAGCAGCGCGGCTTCGAGGTCGACGTCAAGCAGTACGAGGCCGGCGCGCTGTACACCGGTATGGCCAACGGGCAGATCGACTTCCAGACCGACTCCTGGCTCCCGACCACCCACGCCAGCTACTGGGCGAAGTACAAGGACCGCCTGGAGGACCTCGGCGCGTGGTACGCCCCGACCTCGTTGGAGCTCGCCGTCCCCGCGTACATGAAGGACGTCCAGACGATGGACGACCTCAAGGGCCGGGCGTCCGAGTTCAAGGGCCGCATCGTCGGCATCGAGCCGAGCGCCGGCGAGATGGGCCTGCTCAAGGACAAGCTGCTGCCGGGCTACGGCCTGGACAAGGAGTACAAGCTCATCGACGGCTCGACGCCGTCCATGCTGGCCGAGCTGAAGCGCGCGTACGCCAAGAAGGAGCCGATCGTGGTTCCGCTCTGGTCGCCGCACTGGGCGTACAACGAGTACGACCTCACCAAGCTCAAGGACCCCAAGGGCCTCTGGGGCGAGGGCGACGGCGTCCACACCCTGGCGCGCAAGGGTTTCTCCGCCGAGAACCCCGTGGTCAGCAAGTGGCTCAAGGACTTCAAGATGAGCGAGAAGCAGCTCACCAGCCTTGAGGCCCAGATCCAGAAGTCCGGCTCCGGCAAGGAGCAGGAAGCCGTCCGCACCTGGCTGAAGGACAACCCGGGCGTCGCCGGCAAGTGGTCCCCGGTCCCGAAGGACGCCAAGGCCGACGGCGGCAAGGACGAGCGTGACCGTGCCGTCGAGGTCGCCTGGTTCCCCTGGGAGGAGGACATCGCCGCCACGTACCTGTGGAAGGCGGTCCTGGAGGAGCGCGGCTACAAGATCAACCTCAAGCAGTTCGAGGTCGGTCCGATGTACGCCGCGATGTCACGCGGCCAGATCGACGTGCAGTTCGACGGCTGGCTGCCGTACACCCAGAAGAATTACTGGGACAAGTACGGCGACAAGCTGACCGACCTCGGCTCCTGGTACGGGCCGACCTCCATCGAGGTCGCCGTCCCCGACTACGTCAAGGACGTCAAGACTCTCGACGACCTCAAGGGCAAGGGCTCCGACTTCAAGGGCCGGATCATCGGCATCGAGCCCGGCACGGCCACCATGGAGAACCTCAAGAAGAACGTCCTGCCGAGTTACGGCCTGGACAAGGAGTACGAGGTCCTCGACTCCTCCACGCCCGGCATGCTGTCGGAGCTGAAGCGCGCGTACGCCAAGAAGGAGCCCGTCGCGGTCCTGCTGTGGACCCCGCACTGGGCGTACAACGAGTACGGCATGACCAAGCTGAAGGACCCGAAGAAGGCGTTCGGTGAGGGCGACCGGCTGCACACCATCGCCTCCAAGGAGTTCCCGAAGCAGTACCCGCAGCTGACGGAGTGGTTCAAGGACTTCAAGCTCACCGAGAAGCAGCTCGGCGGCCTGGAGAACGAGATCCAGAAGCGCGGCGTGGGTCACGAGGAGGAAGCCGTGAAGGCCTGGATGGACGACAACCCGGGCATCGCGGACACCATGGCGCCCCAGTAA
- a CDS encoding helix-turn-helix domain-containing protein, with protein MDDKDTPRVGAAVRRRRRTLGLTLAAVASRSGLSVPFLSQIENERARPSARSLDRVAEALETTTGRLRAAADSARAVDVVRAEGGEGVRRLVRGRHQLSALEFTGEPDLGREFQHRNDELMYVVEGAVDVEAEGQVHRLEHGDTLFLSGGVRHRWRATVPGTRLLVVAVAEHIDATFDSRR; from the coding sequence ATGGACGACAAGGACACACCGCGGGTGGGCGCCGCCGTCCGCCGACGGCGCAGAACCCTGGGACTCACGCTGGCCGCGGTCGCCTCGCGCAGCGGCCTCTCCGTGCCCTTCCTCAGCCAGATCGAGAACGAGCGCGCCCGCCCCAGCGCCCGTTCCCTCGACCGGGTCGCCGAAGCGCTGGAGACCACCACCGGGCGTCTGCGGGCCGCCGCCGACTCCGCGCGCGCGGTCGACGTCGTCCGGGCCGAGGGGGGCGAGGGCGTACGCCGCCTGGTGCGCGGCCGGCATCAGCTCAGCGCCCTGGAGTTCACCGGCGAACCGGACCTCGGCCGCGAGTTCCAGCACCGCAACGACGAACTGATGTACGTCGTCGAGGGCGCCGTCGACGTCGAGGCGGAGGGCCAGGTCCACCGCCTGGAGCACGGCGACACCCTGTTCCTCTCCGGCGGGGTCCGCCACCGCTGGCGCGCCACCGTGCCCGGCACCCGGCTCCTGGTCGTCGCGGTGGCCGAACACATCGACGCCACGTTCGACTCGCGCCGCTGA
- a CDS encoding helical backbone metal receptor, translating into MRVVSLVPSLTEAVAHTAPGLLTGVTDWCTHPADLTAARVGGTKNPDVAAIAALAPDLVIANEEENRAPDLEALRAAGLDVLVTEVRTLEQALAELHRVLVDGCGLARPRWLDAAEAAWAVLPAPSGSPRPAVVPIWRRPWIVLGHDTFAGDLLARLGIRNVYADHAERYPRIPLDELNASGAELVVLPDEPYRFTADDGPEAFPALPAALVDGRLLTWYGPSLAEAARALPSALR; encoded by the coding sequence GTGCGCGTCGTCTCCCTGGTCCCCTCGCTCACCGAGGCCGTCGCCCACACCGCACCCGGGCTGCTCACCGGGGTCACCGACTGGTGCACGCACCCCGCGGATCTCACCGCCGCCCGCGTCGGCGGCACGAAGAATCCGGACGTGGCCGCGATCGCCGCCCTCGCCCCCGACCTCGTGATCGCCAACGAGGAGGAGAACCGGGCCCCCGACCTCGAAGCGCTCCGGGCGGCCGGGCTCGACGTCCTGGTCACCGAGGTCCGCACCCTGGAGCAGGCGCTCGCCGAACTGCACCGCGTCCTCGTCGACGGCTGCGGGCTGGCCCGGCCCCGCTGGCTGGACGCCGCCGAGGCCGCCTGGGCCGTGCTGCCCGCGCCCTCCGGGAGCCCGCGCCCCGCCGTCGTACCGATCTGGCGGAGGCCCTGGATAGTGCTGGGCCACGACACCTTCGCCGGCGACCTCCTCGCCCGCCTCGGCATCCGCAACGTGTACGCCGACCACGCCGAGCGCTACCCGCGCATCCCGCTCGACGAGCTGAACGCCTCCGGGGCCGAGCTGGTGGTGCTGCCCGACGAGCCCTACCGCTTCACCGCGGACGACGGACCCGAGGCCTTCCCCGCCCTGCCCGCCGCACTCGTCGACGGGCGGCTGCTCACGTGGTACGGGCCGTCGCTGGCCGAGGCGGCACGGGCGCTGCCGTCAGCGCTCCGCTGA
- a CDS encoding TDT family transporter has protein sequence MTIFPVTRTAAPSPPAALVTRPAEAPGGATRLPSLRHIGPNWYASVMGTAIVASAGAMLPGDVPGLRAACTVVWALSAVLLLAVLAARTGHWLCHRDQARAHLLDPAVAPFYGCLSMALLAVGGATLTVGQDVVGARAALAVDVVLFVAGTAIGLVAAVAVPYLMVVRHRPAPGTASPVWLLPLVAPMVSASQGALLVPHVAAGQGREALLLACYAMFGLSLLATLVVLPLVFSRLVHHGPLPLALTPTLFLVLGPLGQSTTAVNQLADVAPGAVGVPYASAFGAFAVLYGVPVMGFALLWLALATAMVVRAARNGMGFAMTWWAFTFPVGTCVTGAAGLARHTGLDALTWLAVALYVLLVAAWAAAGTRTALGVLSGALTAAPVPPRPATARTT, from the coding sequence ATGACCATCTTTCCGGTGACCCGGACCGCCGCTCCGTCGCCTCCCGCCGCGCTCGTGACCCGCCCGGCCGAGGCGCCCGGCGGCGCGACGCGACTGCCGTCCCTGCGGCACATCGGCCCCAACTGGTACGCGAGCGTCATGGGCACCGCGATCGTCGCGAGCGCCGGCGCGATGCTTCCGGGGGACGTTCCCGGGCTGCGGGCCGCGTGCACCGTGGTGTGGGCGCTGTCGGCCGTGCTGCTGCTGGCCGTCCTCGCCGCCCGTACGGGGCACTGGCTCTGCCACCGCGACCAGGCGCGGGCCCATCTGCTGGACCCGGCCGTCGCCCCGTTCTACGGCTGTCTGTCCATGGCGTTGCTGGCCGTCGGCGGGGCCACGCTGACGGTGGGCCAGGACGTGGTGGGCGCGCGGGCTGCGCTCGCGGTGGACGTGGTGCTGTTCGTGGCGGGTACCGCGATCGGTCTGGTGGCCGCTGTCGCGGTGCCGTATCTGATGGTCGTACGCCACCGTCCCGCGCCCGGGACCGCGTCGCCGGTGTGGCTGCTGCCGCTGGTCGCCCCGATGGTGTCGGCCTCGCAGGGCGCGCTGCTGGTGCCCCACGTCGCCGCCGGACAGGGGCGCGAGGCGCTGCTGCTGGCCTGCTACGCGATGTTCGGCCTGTCGCTGCTGGCCACGCTGGTCGTGCTGCCGTTGGTCTTCTCCCGGCTGGTCCACCACGGTCCGCTGCCGCTCGCGCTGACCCCGACGCTCTTTCTGGTGCTGGGTCCGCTCGGGCAGTCGACGACCGCCGTCAACCAGTTGGCCGACGTCGCCCCGGGGGCGGTCGGGGTCCCCTACGCCTCCGCTTTCGGCGCGTTCGCCGTGCTGTACGGGGTGCCGGTGATGGGCTTCGCGCTGCTCTGGCTGGCCCTGGCGACCGCGATGGTGGTGCGGGCCGCCCGGAACGGTATGGGCTTCGCGATGACGTGGTGGGCGTTCACCTTCCCCGTCGGTACGTGTGTGACGGGCGCGGCCGGTCTGGCGCGGCACACCGGGCTCGACGCGCTGACCTGGCTGGCGGTGGCGCTGTACGTCCTCCTGGTGGCGGCCTGGGCGGCGGCCGGGACGCGGACGGCGCTCGGGGTGCTCAGCGGAGCGCTGACGGCAGCGCCCGTGCCGCCTCGGCCAGCGACGGCCCGTACCACGTGA
- a CDS encoding LysR family transcriptional regulator, with translation MTGDDAHAPHVSLSHRVPDLGALELLLAVARHGSLGRAARDVGITQPAASSRVRSMERQLGVALLDRSPRGSRLTDAGALVTDWARRVVEAAEAFDAGAQALRDRRDSRLRVAASMTIAEYLLPGWLIALRGERPDTAVSLLVGNSAAVARRLVTGEADLGFVEGLSIPEGLDGTVIAHDRLVVVVAPSHPWARRRTPLLPGELAATPLILREHGSGTRQVLDAALAVHGGLAQPLLELSSTTAVKGAAESGAGPCVLSELALGEELSSRRLVKVPIAGVRLRRQLRAVWPGGHRPTGPARDLLSLTGRDA, from the coding sequence ATGACCGGCGACGACGCACACGCACCCCACGTTTCCCTCTCCCACCGGGTCCCCGACCTCGGGGCGCTGGAACTCCTGCTCGCCGTCGCCCGGCACGGCAGCCTCGGGCGGGCCGCCCGGGACGTCGGCATCACCCAGCCCGCCGCCTCCAGCCGCGTCCGGTCCATGGAGCGCCAGCTCGGCGTCGCCCTCCTGGACCGCTCCCCGCGCGGCTCCCGGCTCACCGACGCGGGCGCGCTGGTCACCGACTGGGCGCGCCGGGTCGTCGAGGCGGCGGAGGCCTTCGACGCCGGCGCCCAGGCGCTGCGCGACCGCCGCGACTCCCGGCTGCGGGTCGCCGCCAGCATGACGATCGCCGAGTACCTGCTGCCGGGCTGGCTGATCGCGCTGCGCGGCGAGCGGCCGGACACCGCGGTCTCGCTCCTCGTCGGCAACTCCGCGGCCGTCGCCCGCCGCCTGGTCACCGGCGAGGCCGACCTCGGCTTCGTCGAGGGCCTGTCGATACCGGAGGGCCTCGACGGCACCGTCATCGCCCACGACCGCCTCGTCGTCGTGGTCGCCCCCAGCCACCCCTGGGCCCGGCGCCGCACCCCGCTGCTGCCCGGTGAACTCGCCGCCACCCCGCTGATCCTGCGCGAACACGGCTCCGGCACCCGCCAGGTCCTGGACGCGGCGCTCGCCGTGCACGGCGGACTGGCCCAGCCCCTGCTGGAGCTCTCCTCGACCACGGCGGTCAAGGGCGCGGCGGAGAGCGGCGCGGGCCCCTGCGTCCTGAGCGAACTGGCCCTCGGCGAGGAGTTGTCGTCACGCCGCCTCGTCAAGGTCCCCATCGCGGGCGTACGGCTGCGCCGCCAACTGCGCGCGGTCTGGCCCGGGGGCCACCGCCCCACCGGCCCCGCCCGCGATCTGCTGTCCCTGACCGGCCGCGACGCCTGA
- a CDS encoding DUF2510 domain-containing protein, which produces MSYATPPGWYPDTGAPGLERWWDGTAWTVHTRTPAAAHAAPEQPPAPAAFGPPSLPLPHRRGPRGEAGGDSRTKLLAITLSGVLVLGAAVAGAVLLGRDEGGTPAAPTTTASPPAPATAPTPPASSVEPAPDEDPAVLVDQLNAVTLPVPEGWEKPESTSDDAPTIRTEQSYDCPGGAAFCYHGTVATRTARGGETDVRTPAEADIVTAADKAYEEDSLGRRTHGGITSHKVLRAQELTVAGRTGYLVRWQVTTGEGPGGYVQSLVFPSSVGAGTPVIVRFAFDAGAPGLPLSLMDTITRGIRPLGDSATSGGVGASIGP; this is translated from the coding sequence ATGAGCTACGCGACGCCGCCCGGCTGGTACCCGGACACGGGCGCACCCGGCCTGGAGCGCTGGTGGGACGGCACGGCCTGGACCGTGCACACCCGCACGCCCGCCGCCGCCCACGCCGCGCCGGAACAGCCGCCCGCACCCGCGGCGTTCGGCCCGCCGTCGCTTCCGCTCCCGCACCGGCGCGGCCCCCGGGGCGAGGCCGGCGGCGACAGCCGGACGAAGCTCCTGGCGATCACGCTCTCCGGGGTGCTGGTCCTGGGCGCGGCCGTCGCCGGGGCCGTGCTGCTCGGCCGTGACGAGGGCGGTACGCCCGCGGCTCCGACGACGACCGCCTCGCCCCCGGCCCCCGCCACCGCCCCCACGCCCCCCGCCTCCTCCGTCGAGCCCGCCCCGGACGAGGATCCCGCCGTCCTCGTCGACCAGCTCAACGCGGTCACCCTGCCGGTGCCCGAGGGCTGGGAGAAGCCGGAGAGCACCTCCGACGACGCCCCCACCATCCGCACCGAGCAGTCCTACGACTGCCCCGGAGGCGCGGCGTTCTGCTACCACGGCACGGTCGCCACCCGCACCGCCCGGGGCGGTGAGACCGATGTCAGAACCCCGGCCGAGGCCGACATCGTCACCGCGGCCGACAAGGCCTACGAGGAGGACAGCCTCGGCCGGCGCACCCACGGCGGCATCACGTCCCACAAGGTGCTCAGGGCCCAGGAGCTGACCGTCGCCGGCCGCACCGGCTACCTGGTGCGCTGGCAGGTCACCACCGGCGAGGGGCCCGGCGGGTACGTGCAGTCCCTGGTCTTCCCCTCCTCGGTGGGCGCCGGGACACCGGTGATCGTCCGGTTCGCCTTCGACGCCGGGGCGCCCGGCCTGCCGCTGTCCCTGATGGACACCATCACCCGGGGCATCCGCCCGCTCGGCGACAGCGCGACGAGCGGGGGAGTGGGCGCGTCCATCGGCCCGTGA
- a CDS encoding amino acid deaminase/aldolase, translating into MTARAADRTRYNRATAHLDAPIAIVDLEAFDANADDLVRRAAGKPVRVASKSVRCRALLERVLARPGFAGIMSYTLAESLWLARAGFDDVLLAYPSADRSAFAELAADPKLAGAVTVMVDDHTQLELIDASRAGGREEIRVCLELDTSLRMLGGRVRIGALRSPLRSPAHLAELARSVARRPGFRLVGLMAYEGHVAGVGDALAGRPLLSRAIRLMQSAARKELAVRRAEVVRAVRAVAPELEFVNGGGTGSVQHTAAEAAVTEIAAGSGLYVPRLFDNYTSFTGRPAALFAQPVVRRPGVGVVTVLGGGYPASGPAGADRSPVPYLPEGLRYDAQEGAGEVQTPLRGSPADDLLIGDKVWFRHAKAGELCERFDALHLIEGDRVTASVPTYRGEGQTFL; encoded by the coding sequence ATGACTGCCCGCGCCGCTGACCGGACCCGCTACAACCGGGCCACCGCCCATCTCGACGCCCCGATCGCGATCGTCGATCTTGAGGCGTTCGACGCCAACGCGGACGATCTGGTGCGGCGGGCGGCCGGGAAGCCGGTCCGGGTGGCGAGCAAGTCGGTGCGGTGCCGGGCCCTGCTGGAGCGGGTCCTCGCGCGTCCCGGGTTCGCCGGGATCATGTCGTACACGCTGGCGGAGTCGCTGTGGCTGGCGCGGGCCGGGTTCGACGACGTCCTGCTGGCCTACCCGTCGGCCGACCGGTCCGCCTTCGCCGAGCTGGCGGCCGATCCCAAGCTCGCCGGGGCCGTGACCGTGATGGTCGACGACCACACCCAGCTGGAGCTGATCGACGCCTCCCGGGCGGGCGGCCGGGAGGAGATCCGGGTCTGTTTGGAGCTGGACACCTCGCTGCGGATGCTGGGCGGCCGGGTCCGGATCGGGGCGCTGCGCTCACCCCTGCGCTCCCCCGCGCACCTCGCCGAACTGGCCCGCTCGGTGGCCCGCAGGCCGGGCTTCCGGCTGGTGGGGCTGATGGCGTACGAGGGGCATGTCGCCGGGGTCGGCGACGCGCTGGCGGGGCGGCCGCTGCTGTCCCGGGCGATCCGGCTGATGCAGTCGGCCGCCCGCAAGGAGCTGGCGGTGCGCCGGGCCGAGGTGGTGCGGGCGGTCCGGGCGGTCGCGCCGGAGCTGGAGTTCGTCAACGGCGGCGGGACCGGCAGTGTGCAGCACACGGCGGCCGAGGCCGCGGTGACGGAGATCGCGGCCGGTTCGGGGCTGTACGTGCCCCGGCTGTTCGACAACTACACGTCGTTCACCGGCCGGCCGGCGGCCCTGTTCGCACAGCCCGTGGTGCGCCGGCCGGGCGTGGGCGTGGTGACGGTGCTCGGGGGCGGCTATCCGGCGTCCGGCCCGGCCGGCGCCGACCGCTCGCCGGTGCCGTATCTGCCGGAGGGGCTGCGCTACGACGCGCAGGAGGGCGCGGGCGAGGTGCAGACGCCGCTGCGGGGCTCCCCCGCCGACGACCTGCTGATCGGCGACAAGGTGTGGTTCCGGCACGCCAAGGCCGGGGAGCTGTGCGAGCGGTTCGACGCGCTGCATCTGATCGAGGGCGACCGGGTCACGGCGAGCGTTCCCACCTACCGGGGCGAGGGGCAGACCTTCCTCTGA